In the genome of Pan troglodytes isolate AG18354 chromosome 15, NHGRI_mPanTro3-v2.0_pri, whole genome shotgun sequence, one region contains:
- the GPR33 gene encoding probable G-protein coupled receptor 33 isoform X1, giving the protein MDLINSTDYLINASTLVRNSTQFLAPASKMIIALSLYISSIIGTITNGLYLWVLRFKMKQTVNTLLFFHLILSYFISTMILPFMATSQLQDNHWNFGTALCKVFNGTLSLGMFTSVFFLSAIGLDRYLLTLHPVWSQQHRTPRWASSIVLGVWISAAALSIPYLIFRQTHHDRKGKVTCQNNYAVSTNWESKEMQALRQWIHVACFISRFLLGFLLPFFIIIFCYERVASKVKERSLFKSSKPFKVMMTAIISFFVCWMPYHIHQGLLLTTNQSLLLELTLILTVLTTSFNTIFSPTLYLFVGENFKKVFKKSILALFESTFSEDSSVERTQT; this is encoded by the coding sequence ATGGATCTGATCAACTCTACTGATTACCTGATCAATGCCTCTACTTTAGTAAGAAACAGCACTCAGTTTCTAGCTCCTGCATCAAAAATGATTATTGCCCTTTCTTTGTACATTTCATCTATAATTGGTACCATCACCAATGGCCTCTATCTATGGGTGCTAAGATTCAAGATGAAACAGACTGTCAATACTCTCTTATTTTTTCATCTCATTctctcatattttatttcaacAATGATTCTGCCATTTATGGCCACCTCCCAACTTCAAGACAATCACTGGAACTTTGGAACTGCCTTGTGCAAGGTCTTCAATGGCACTTTGTCTCTGGGGATGTTCacctctgttttcttcctttcggCCATCGGTCTTGATCGTTACCTTCTCACTCTTCACCCAGTGTGGTCCCAGCAGCACCGAACCCCGCGCTGGGCTTCCAGCATTGTCCTGGGAGTCTGGATCTCAGCCGCTGCCCTCAGCATCCCCTATTTGATTTTCAGACAGACACATCATGACCGTAAAGGAAAGGTGACTTGCCAAAATAACTATGCTGTGTCTACTAACTGGGAAAGCAAGGAGATGCAAGCATTAAGGCAGTGGATTCATGTGGCCTGTTTCATCAGCCGCTTCTTGCTGGGCTTTCTTCTGCCTTTCTTCATCATCATCTTTTGTTATGAAAGAGTAGCCAGCAAGGTGAAAGAGAGGAGCCTGTTTAAATCCAGCAAGCCCTTCAAAGTTATGATGACTGCCATTATCTCTTTCTTTGTGTGTTGGATGCCCTACCATATACACCAGGGCTTACTTCTCACTACGAACCAGTCACTACTTTTAGAGTTGACTTTGATACTTACAGTGCTAACCACTTCTTTCAACACTATCTTTTCCCCCACACTCTACTTATTTGTTGGGGAGAACTTCAAAAAGGTCTTCAAGAAGTCCATTCTTGCTCTGTTTGAGTCAACATTTAGTGAAGATTCTTCTGTAGAAAGGACACAAACCTAA